The Athalia rosae chromosome 4, iyAthRosa1.1, whole genome shotgun sequence DNA segment GGCTCAATGGCTCGCGCAACGATCACATAGAGTTATCTTTTTCTTAAATGGCTAAagagtgaatatttttttccttttttctttaatttgatttcattGATATAATagtattgttgttattaatattattactattattattattatcatatatttcATCAATCAATTCGAACAATTCTGTTCTGTCatacaaaagaaagaaatataaatatgccTTTCAActgatatatataaatatatatttacttcaTAGGTGAGAAAGACGAAAATAAAGATactagaaaatagaaaataatgaaaattgaaaacaaaaaaaaaattatggtgTTTCAATATATGTACCAAATATTCGTACATATGAATCTGTAAGTTTTTCGCTTACACGCATCCTTTGCATAagtaaaagaataataataacaacaatagcaatattaatattaattgaaaataattgatcattattataatttcctttctgttttttctccttttgtttATGCAAATACTAAACAGTGACGGCGGTGTCAATACCTGATATATGCGATGCGAATAGGTTGGAAGTTGGCTAGTCAAAATCTGCGACTATCACTAAAGCTGGTCACACCAGCCCAGTTTCTATTCACATATACGAGAGTAATTGCATCATCATTTAGAAAATCTCTACCGCCGCtatcagatatatatatatatatatacatatacatgcacACATATCAAGTATGTGCGCGTTTATACATTAATATAGCTGTTAATCGTCACAAAATGAATCATCTGATTCTAGCGGTTTTTTCAATGACATAGCCTAATTTAGTTTAGCataatgtgtatattttacaatatAGCTATAACATTTCTTTACATCTATACAAatgattaatattataatagtaTACTATAAATATTGTTGATAAACTATGCACTAAAACATGCACAGTAAAGAGTAAAGCTTTATCGTTGAAAGCTCTTCTATAAATTAAttggttttattttagtttattttagtttttatttttttctcaccattttttcaattttattttcaatttttcgtacttcaactatacatatacaataccAACGTaggtatttttcttccatcaacTTAGGGTACGTCATCTCtctaaatttttatacaattcttttcgatttttaattttttttctttctttgcatttttcatttatttgttttgagATATCAGACGAATGACACTATGTGTTTGACGCACATTCGATACAAGATCGTTGTTTTCAAGAATATTAACAAGTGTCGTCAAACCGAACGAGAACTAAATACGAGTCTTCTTTTatgaggagaaagaaagatgtTCGTCGGTAAACCGAATAtagcaaatatttttctattatacaTCAcacaataaatttaattatttcctttttttactcgtcATCACATTGATAAATTAAAGTTCACAGTAATGTATATTGGTCGTGAAAGTCGACGACCcgcgtattatatttttatacgcgcacgtacgtacgtaccgacgagttttcgagaaaaataaatgagatcACATATTTCCTTTcatacgagaaaaataaaatcaaaatcaaaataataataatgataatattaacaataaacagtataaaaaaaaggttcaatcacgacgataatttttcgcaCGTGAACGcacatattatgtatgtacgtacaccatTCATCATccaaacatttttcatttttctcaactaATAAACACTAGTAGATATCGTTGATTAGAAATTAGGGCAAGATGAAATAACATCTACTACACCCCATTATCATGTAACGTCACCTTTAGGAGGCAGACTGACAGACGTGATACTATTTCGaaaactatacatacataacaaTTATAACCATTAAACTGTatagtttatttttacaatataattttatatgtgtatgtagaATACTTCTATtaccttatatgtatatcaggttttgcgtataggtaggtaggtaggtaggtagataggaTAGGATATTGTATTTTGTGCTAGAGAAACGAGCTGCTGTCACGTGGTTGATAGATGGTGTATGATTATTACGCGCGACTGGAAATAAAGATTTGAAGATTTAAACGGTCGATTATCGTTACTGTTTGGGTACGATGTTGAAAAACTAATGttggcaaaataaaaaaagttaatcaataacaacaacggcaATAACAACGGTTTCAATAGTGTTGAGGAATCTAGTAAAACGCAACGAATCCATACACAACATAATCATGACGTGACCCGATGCGAAActttgtaatatttatttaccacGATAGAAAGCTGCAGCATTTTGCGAACTCGCCTGGGTagagtaataacaataatagtagTGAGTCATGAAATTCGTTGAATGGTGTCGCGACTGTTGAGCAGCGAAAGGcgagcgtcgtcgtcgtgtacATAAGTGTCGCCGCAGTAGCCTGTGGCCTGGCCCAGCTTTGGCTTTACTACTAGTTtgtacgcgtgtgtgtgtgtgtgtgtctgtaacacaggtatacgaatatacaatttatttcaatgtaCCCCCGCGACTTGCTCCCTTCTACACACGCGGCGTACTGCGAGAagacacacatacatacatgtcgGCCATGAGTCTTCCACGTAGCCTCTTGTGTGTaatggtatattatatacacattcaAGTGTACTATATAGTAACAGTCGATACTGCCTGCAACGGCAACGATCTTCGCCGAACGTTCACGAAGCGCAAAAGACTAGCTGCTTCAAATAACAACACACCATATTTACAAACACACAACCGTGTAAGGCGAGTTCCTGCCCAATTACGTTTATCTCTGTACTCCGCTCGAGCTAAAATATGAGCGACCTGGCAAACCAGGGGACTACCACATTCTAATTTACTCATCGATTTACACGATGTTTATGCCATGATCTAGatgtgtgtgtatttttttcgttcattttcaatttgtttcctATTTACGCTAAACTTGTAGTGGATTGCTACACTATCGTTACCTCCGTTCATCCAAGAAGCGAACTACTTTGTCCGTTTGTCGCAATACAGCGTGATAGTCCCCACTTCTTTTTACTCTTCCATATACTTATGGATCTCTATTTGAACTTAAGACGGTTCCTTTGTCCGTCGTTTTCATCACTTCATAGTTCTATCGACGGTATTACCGGCCTAGGCTCATCTTCTGAATCATAGAAGTAGGGCTTTCTTTCGTAAGCCGAATCCCCGACGTTTTCCAGTTCCTCGAGATTCGCTTGCAGTCGTTTTACAGCTTCCTTTATCAGACCACCTTCTCGAAGGAGTACCTGAAGGAGTTCGTAGGGATCGTCGACGTTGGTATTTGTCCTCTTTTGATGATGGTTGAgatggtggtgatggtggtggtggtggtggtggtggtgatggtggtggaaATGGTGTTGATGGTGATGCCGTTCTTCCTCGGTTGCGTCATTTCTTACACCACAAACTTCGCATGTCGCCGCCGGGTCTGCCCAAGATCTCGATGGTATTCTGTAGGGCGAGGGTCGGCTTTTTTGGGTAAAACTAGACTTGGCCTTGAATCCTGAAAGCCTGAGGTTCTCCTTTATCTGTGAAACGAGCAGGTCGACGTCTCTCGTGAGAAACTCCTGCGTTGTAGTTTCCCGTCGAGGCATGACTTCGATCAGATTCAAATAAGTAGTCTCCTCAGACGCACTCGGCATGAtgttaatttcaaataattttaacaCACTTCGATTAGGCGAGCGGTCCTGCCGCCGTTGTACGACCTCTCTTCACTGCAGCCTCCTCCTTTTGTTCGGTTGAacgaaatttcggaaaaactaCGACGGTTTCCccacttcaaatttttatcaccacTTGCCTCGGTTTCTCCTGAGAGTTCGGCGAGAACGCGTTCTATTGAATGTTACTGAACAACGCGTGACTCACCGGCTGACGAAAACTATTCCTCTCGTCTCACCGcgcttcttcctcttctcacTGACCAATGATGACTCGACTACCAGCAGTCCAACGGagtttttaatctttttttcagcAAAACTTTACTCCAGGTATACAGAATATAGTCGCAGGTAGGTAAAACGGTACAAAATGGGGATGCAACAGCGAACCCGGCACCAACCGGAGCTGCGAAAACACAACAACAACCAACAACACAACTATGGAAATTTTCCTCGTTTACTGACCGTTACGAGGTACACcagttgtatacgtatatgaaacGAGACCTTGTTGGTGTACGACGGCGATTCACTACCACCATTAAATCACAATCGACGCGGCACCACGGTGAGTTGTTATTGTTTTGAAATTCTCACTGGCCAATATATCTGGTTGGTATTTAactttcgtttcgttgttGGTATTAGGTGATTCTTCTCGTGTATGAACGAAAattaactttttatttttatatccaaatgttgttattattcttctcCCGAGATGCGAAACGATGATCGTTCgtgtttttgttttggtttGTAGGAGCCTGGAGGTATAAGTTACGTCACTTTGTCGGTCGCACGTAGCCTAGCGTATATCCGTTATACCTGCTACAGCACAACATTTAAAATACaagcaaattttttcttcttattattttcaactttttctttctcttcttttttaaagAGGTTGAATCGAGAACAGTTGATTAAACATTGCACAATGAGCAACACTGTCGGGATTGTGGTTTACTGCTGACGAAAGTCCGTTTCGtgaccgtcgtcgtcggccgATGCTGCGACTCAAAGAACCAAATAATCCCACCCAGTAACACACCGGGCCTGTTTTAAAGGCAACAAAACACCAGTGATCGTAACTCTGAGAGAgaaatatatacttatgtatttgGGAAGGATAGTTCGTTTGTGTGAAACGCGTGCGCCTCTCCTACCATCCGTGTCCGTGTTGTGTGTGCGATATCTTCAGTCAAGCTTGTGTTCTCGGAGCGACACGATGGGGGAATCGAGCCAGCGACTACTGCCGCCTCCCTGCTCGCCACCGTCGTCGGCCAGCCTTCCTTCCTACTCTATTATTGTTTTGGATCGTCTAGCGCATGCGCCATGATCTGAAGCTCGTGTAAACAAACCGTTAACTCCAAACGACGAGCCTGGTCAATCGATACGAGCTCTATACCACACCGGCAACCTGCCTATTTCCTCCTTCCGCGACTAGTTCAAATTTTACTCCCCCTGATCACCCGGTTAAATTCTATTTGCAAACGTATTTGACGTCCATCTTGACAGAGGGCGATATCGTTTGTGTTATTTTAGTCATTAATCCAGTCAATTAATAATCGTTGTTGATCTCTCTATCAACAACACCTATCGACCAACTTGATAAAGATATCTATTCTTAGATTGCTCTGCCGCATAATTGTGTCACAagttacgtacatacctacaaaATGTCGTCTGATGGATGATTCTCGTCAAAATTTCGAGCCACCTGACTGACCCTTCTCTTCCCTTCTCCCTGCCCTGCCCTGCCCTCTTCCTCTGCCTGTTCCGCCCCTCCGTCCCCCACGCTTTAGGATCAAGGTTACACTAAAAGCTCGTGCGCGCCTCCAGCTTGTATAGGAATATACATGATactcacatatatatat contains these protein-coding regions:
- the LOC105688977 gene encoding probable nitrile hydratase; translation: MPSASEETTYLNLIEVMPRRETTTQEFLTRDVDLLVSQIKENLRLSGFKAKSSFTQKSRPSPYRIPSRSWADPAATCEVCGVRNDATEEERHHHQHHFHHHHHHHHHHHHHHHLNHHQKRTNTNVDDPYELLQVLLREGGLIKEAVKRLQANLEELENVGDSAYERKPYFYDSEDEPRPVIPSIEL